One genomic window of Magnolia sinica isolate HGM2019 chromosome 3, MsV1, whole genome shotgun sequence includes the following:
- the LOC131240983 gene encoding tubby-like F-box protein 1, protein MSLRRGFLSRKGSASRSIFRNPKFTTSRLNISPEPINLEKDDAEEEVQEKEGGEGDDSASDPDDNCWSLMLPELLSDIIQRVESSEDRWPLRKNVVSCACVCKRWRDVTRSIVRSPQHSGKITFPSSLKQPGPRDLPLQCFIKRNKKNSTYYLYLGLSPTSVDIGKFLLVARRFRHGAHTEYIISIDADDVSQGSNAYVGKLCSDFLGTRFTIYDSQPPYDGAKPSSSRASRRFANKQICPQVPAGSFDIGHVSYKFNLLKSRGPRRMLCTLQYPSTRETSGEPHRNCEKENIAVPAGCVVLRNKAPRWHEHLQCWCLNFHGRVTVASVKNFQLVATIDPSQPGAIGDEETVLLQFGKVGDDMFTMDYRQPLSAFQAFAICLTSFGTKLACE, encoded by the exons ATGTCTCTGAGAAGAGGCTTTCTCTCCCGGAAGGGCTCTGCCTCTCGCTCCATCTTCAGAAATCCCAAATTCACCACCTCCCGTTTAAATATCTCCCCTGAACCCATAAATTTGGAGAAAGATGATGCGGAAGAAGAAGTGCAAGAGAAGGAAGGAGGAGAAGGAGATGATTCTGCCTCCGATCCCGACGACAATTGCTGGTCGCTGATGTTACCCGAGCTCCTCAGCGACATCATCCAGCGGGTCGAATCGAGCGAGGACCGTTGGCCCCTCCGGAAGAACGTCGTGTCCTGCGCCTGCGTCTGCAAGAGGTGGAGAGACGTCACGAGATCCATCGTCAGATCGCCACAGCACAGCGGGAAGATCACCTTCCCTTCCTCCCTCAAACAG CCGGGCCCAAGAGACCTTCCTCTTCAATGTTTTATCAAGAGGAACAAGAAGAACTCGACGTATTACCTTTATCTGGGACTTAGCCCAA CATCTGTGGATATAGGGAAGTTTCTGTTGGTGGCTCGAAGGTTTCGGCATGGCGCTCATACCGAGTATATCATATCAATTGATGCTGATGATGTGTCCCAAGGAAGTAATGCGTATGTGGGGAAGTTGTG CTCTGATTTCTTGGGCACCAGATTCACAATCTACGACAGCCAACCACCATACGATGGTGCAAAGCCGTCAAGCAGTCGTGCAAGCCGCCGCTTCGCCAACAAGCAGATCTGCCCCCAAGTTCCAGCAGGCAGCTTCGATATCGGGCATGTCTCTTACAAATTCAACTTGTTGAAGTCAAGAGGACCAAGGAGAATGCTTTGCACTCTGCAGTACCCCTCAACCAGGGAAACCAGTGGCGAACCCCACAGAAACTGTGAGAAGGAGAACATTGCAGTTCCTGCTGGGTGCGTGGTTCTGAGGAACAAAGCTCCAAGGTGGCATGAACATTTGCAGTGCTGGTGCTTGAATTTTCATGGGCGGGTGACAGTTGCGTCAGTCAAGAATTTCCAGCTGGTGGCTACCATTGATCCCAGTCAACCAGGGGCCATAGGAGATGAAGAGACGGTGCTCCTTCAGTTTGGGAAAGTAGGGGATGACATGTTCACCATGGATTACAGGCAGCCATTGTCAGCCTTCCAGGCATTTGCCATCTGCCTCACCAGCTTTGGCACCAAACTCGCCTGCGAGTGA